The Paramicrobacterium fandaimingii DNA segment CGCCTCCGCTGCTGATCATCGTGTTCTTCTGGTGGCTCGTCGTGCGCATTGAGCTGGGAGCCGGGCTGATCAAGATGCGCGGCGACAGCAGCTGGCGCGACCTCACGGCAATGACGTATCACCACGAAACGCAGCCGATGCCCGGGCCGCTCAGTCGCCGCGCGCACCTGCTGCCGCGAGCGGTGCACCGCGCAGAAACGCTTGGCAATCACCTCGTGCAGCTGGGCATGCCGCTGCTGCTGTTCGCGCCCCAGCCGATCGCGGGCTGCGCGGCGACGTTGATCATCGTCACGCAGCTGTGGCTCGTTGTCAGCGGCAACTTCGCTTGGCTCAACTGGATGACGATCATCGTCGCTTTCTCCGGAGTGAGCGACTCGTTTCTGCTGTGGATCACCGGGCGAGGCAGCTCAGGCGCGAGCTTGTCGGTTTGGAGCTGGTTTGGAGTGCCGCTTGGAGCGCAGAATCACACGGATGCTGTGGCGGGAGCGGCATCCATGTCGTCGATCTGGTGGATCGCTCTCACCACAGCGGTGTTTCTCACCTTCGCGTGGCTCAGCATTCCCGCGGTGGCCAATTTGTTCTCGCGCGGCCAGCTCATGAACGCGAGTTTCAACCGCCTGGGCATCGGCAATGCGTACGGCGCGTTCGGCAGCGTGACGCAGGTGCGGCGCGAGGTGGTGATTGAGGGAACGCTCGCTGAGCACCCGGGTGACGATGACTGGCGGGAATACGACTTCAAGGTAAAGCCGGGAGCGGTGGCGCGTCTTCCTCGGCAGTTCGCGCCTTACCATCTGCGTCTCGACTGGCAGATGTGGTTTCTCGCCCTCGGCGGCTGGAATGCCACGTGGTTTGAGCGGCTCATCGAGAAGCTTCTCGCCGCCGACCCGGCAACGCTGCGGCTGCTTCGCGTCGATCCGTTCCGCGGAGTCGCCCCGCGAGCGGTGCGCGCACGCGTGTTCTCTTATCGGTTCACCACGCGCGACGAGAAGCGCACGACCGGCGACATCTGGATGCGGCGAGAGCTCGCCGTTCTGGTGCAGCCGACACGCCGAGTTCCGGAATGAGGAATGAGTGCCATGATGACCCTCGTTTAGGGGGCGGAATCCGATACTCTGTACACGGCGACGTCGCCGGCTCAGCCGCGATTGTCGTTTGAGGGAAATGCAGTCCGCGTGCAGTGGTTGGGGACCCTCCCGTTATCGGGTGGATTGCCGCGGATCGCATGGAGGCAGGATGGGGGCATCCTGCCTCCTTTCTCGTGCGCGAGATCGCTCGTGCGATCCCGTTCTGCGTCGAGGGCTACCGTGTTCGTCTCGCGCGTCGAAGCGAGATCTCGGCGGCGCGGTCGAGGCCGAAGCTGCGCCGCGCGAGATGGCCGCCGATCGTCGTGCCTGCGGCCAGACCGATGCCGACGGCGAGCGCGACGAACAGTTCACCGAGCGCGGCAACGATTCCCTGGGGACCATCCATGAGCGTGTAGAGGCCGCGATACACAGTGAGGCCAGGAATGAGGCCGATGATTCCGGCCATGGTGAGTGCCGCCTCCGGCACCATGATCCAGCGGTACACCAGATAGCTGAGCACGCCGGCGACGATGCCGGCGACGCCTGGAGCGAGGCCCGGGTCGGGCATCAGAGGGTTCACGATGAAAAACACGGCGAACACAATTGCGGCCAGTATTGCCATGATTGGCGCGATGATCATGCGCACGTAGGACGTCAGCGTAAAGCCGATTCCGATCAGCCCTGCTCCGACCATTCCCGCCCAGATATTGTCGGTGCGGCCGAGACTTGTGCCGACGTCGATGGGAATTCCGATGCGAAGGGCGAGGCCGATGGTGAGCGAGATGCCCACGGCGAGGCCGAGGGTCATCATGATCACCTCGAGGCCGCGAGATGATGCGGTGATGTAATACCCGTCGATGGCATCTCGAGCGGCTGCGGTCAGCCCGATCCCCGACAGCAGCAGCATGATTCCCGAGATGACGATCACCGTCGGCTGCACTTCGCTCGTGAGTGCGAACCCAAACGTTCGCGTCCAGTACAACAGTCCGGCGATTCCCGTGATGACGAATGCGGCGGCCATCTGCACAAAGAATGCCGAGATTCCCCACTTCTCGAGGCGTCGCGTGACGATGTCGGCGATGACCGCCGAGATCGCGGCCGCGACGATAACGACGAAGCTGGCGTCGTACATGACGACGACGCCCGCGGCAAGAATGGCCTTTCCCGCCGACACGACCCAGCGACGATACGGGTGCGGCTGCTGCAGAATCTCGCTGAGGTGCTGGCGTGCGAGGTCGGGGTCGACCGGATCGGTCGCTGAGGTGATCTCGTCCATGAGTCGGTAGACGTCGCGCAGCCGCGTGTAGTCGGTGGTGCGCACCTTGACGACGCGCATGACAGAGATGGGGTCCTCGTCGAGCCCGCGGTGGACCGACACCGTGATGGAGCTGAAGTGAATGTCGACGTGCATGCCGGTGATGCCGAAGCTGGAGCTGAGCCGAAGCACCTGGGCAACGGTGTCGGCCGCTGAGGCCCCCGTTGCGATCATCGTCTCGCCGACGCGCAGGCACAGCTCGATCACGGATCGTGCGTGTCGCTGAGATACGGCATCGTCGCTGCCTGGCAGTGCGATGCGCTGTGTCGGCACGCCCATGCCGCGCACCATGCCGCCGGCGAGCCCCTTTAAAGAGACACCCAGTCGCGCCCGAAGCTGGCGCTGCCTCTTGCTGCCCTGATCGCTCATGTTCCTAGCGTAAAACCTCAGTCAATAGGGCGGTCGATCAACCGCGAGAGCACGATCGACGACCGCGTGTGGTCGACGTTGGGAGCCACACGAACACGCTCGAGGGCGTCTTCGAGAGCGGGGATGCTGCGTGCGCGAATGTGCACCATGGCATCGGCGCTTCCTGACACCGTGCACGCTTCCACCACCTCGGGAACGTGGCTCATCATGCGGCGAAGTTCGTCGGGAGCGACGGTGCCGCGGCAGAAGAGTTCGACATAGGCTTCCGTACGCCTGCCGTCGATGGCTGGGTCGACCTGCACGGTGAATCCGCGAATCACGCCGTCAGCGACAAGGCGGTCGACGCGGCGTTTCACCGCTGATGCCGAGAGTCCAACGACCTGGCCGATGTCGCCGTACCCTGCGCGCGCATTCTGCCGAAGCAGATCGATGATCCCGCGGTCAATATTGTCCATGTACGTCATTCTAAACACGAAAACTTGCGTTTGCCCGTGATAGAACGCATGAATCCTGCACGCCATCAGAAGCTTTCGCGCGTCGACGATGCAAGAATTAAGCACGGAGGCGTGCCCGAGCGAATCGCGGCCGGGCCAAGAGGACAGCGTCCGCCGCATCTGAGATATTCACTGGAGACGCTATGACCAGCACCGATTCCGTCACCGCACCCGCGCGCGAGCGCACGCCCAACCCTCGTACGTACCTCATGTGCCGACCAGAGCACTTTACCGTTTCGTACCGCATCAACCCATGGATGGAGCCCGAGAATCCCACGGACACGGCTCGCGCCGTGGCGCAGTGGCAGACCTTGTACGACACCTATGTGTCGCTTGGGCACACAATCGAGCTGATCGACCCGCTCGAGGGCCTGCCCGACATGGTCTACACGGCGAACGGTGGCTTCGTCATCGACGGCATCGCCTATGGCGCGCAGTTCACCTATCCCGAGCGTCAGCCCGAGGGTCCCGCATTCATGGAGTGGTTCGCCGCCAACGACTATCGGGTCGTCGAGCCGAAGAACGTCAACGAGGGTGAGGGTGACCTGCTTCTCGTCGGAGACACCGTCCTCGCGGGCACCGGGTTTCGCACCAGCACCGAGAGCCACCGCGAAGTCGCCGCGACGTTCGACCGCGAGGTGGTTTCGCTGAACCTCGTCAACCCAAGCTTCTACCATCTCGACACCGCGATTTCGGTGCTCGACCCGCTCACGGGCGACGACGACGCGAACATCGCATACCTGCCGAGCGCATTCGATGACGCGTCGCGCGCAATTCTCGAGAAGCGGTACCCGAACGCCATCCACGTGAGTGAAGATGACTCCCGTATTCTCGGGCTCAACTCGATCTCAGACGGCTACAACGTCGTGATCGCCCAGCGCGCGACGGGATTCGAGGCGCAGCTGCGTGAGCGCGGCTACAACCCCATCGGCGTCGATCTCTCTGAACTGCTTCTCGGCGGCGGCGGGGTCAAGTGCTGCACGTTGGAGCTGCGCCGCTGACAGAACCTCGCGCGTGGCCTGACACCATGCGCCGGGGCAAGGGTGGTGGCGATTCATCAGTGGATCGCCACCACCGGCATGTGCATGCCGTGTTATGAGTTCGGCACTGTGTGGGACCCGCCGATCGTCGCCACCGCCTCTGCGAGTTCGTCTCCGCTCGGGAGAGCCTCAGAGTCCAGCAGCCAGAGGATGCCGAGGCTCTGCGTGAGCACGTAGTACAGACGAGCGATAGAGTTCGCCTGCCGTTCGTCAAGCTCCGGATGCGCGAGGACAAGATTCTTCGCCATTCCCCGATAGCCCTCTGCGACAGCCTCGTGCAGTTTGCGGCTCTCGCTCGAATCTCTCAGAACGTGCACAACGTTCTCGAGGCTCGCCAGGAGAGCCTCCCTGTTCGCTGCGAACACCGACGGAACGTCGTTCACGAGGGTCGCGAAGCCGTCGAGCAGTGATGCGCCCGTGCCCTCGAGTACGAGGTTCTCAAGGTCGTCACCGATTCCGGTGCCGAGTGTCTCTACAAGTGCCTCGGTCACCAATCGGTCCTTCGAGCCGAAGTGGTAGCCGATCGCGGCGAGGCTCACGCCCGCTGCAGCGGCGATGTCTCTGGCTGTCGTTTTCGCGATTCCCCGCTCGACGATGACCTTGCGCGCTCCAGCCAGCAGGTCTTCCCTGTTTCCCATACTGGGATTCTACTCAAACGTCTCAGACATTTGTATTAGACAAACATCTTTGCCATGCTGTACAAATGTCTTAGACAAACGTCTAATTCTTAGGAAAGAGATTGCAATGACCACACGCACTCCCCATGTTCTGATCTCAGGCGGCGGCATCGCCGGAACGGCTCTCGCCCTGCGCCTCGTAGAGCGGGGCATTCGCACAACCGTCGTCGAGAGGGCAGATTCGCCCCGCGAGGGAGGGCAGGTCGTCGACCTTCGGGGCGCAAGTCGCGAAGCGGCCGAACAGATGGGACTCATGCCCGGCATCCGCGAGTATCAACTCCACGAGAAGGGCATTGCCTATGTCGGATCCCGCGGCACCGTTTACGCCCGCATGTCCATGGAGGACTACGACGGTAAAGGTGCGGTTGCCGAGATCGAGATCGCGCGCGGTGACCTGCATCGCGTGATTCTCAAGCGACTTGATGCGGCCAGCAGTGCAGCGCCGGGTCTCCTGAGTCTTCGCTACGGCGAGCAGATCGACAGTCTTTCTCAGCACGACGAGGGTGTTGACGCGACCTTCGCATCGGGAGCCGCCGAGCGGTTCGACCTTGTCGTCGGCAGCGACGGCGTGCACTCGGCGACACGGCGGATGGCCGTCGGGCCGGAGGAATCGTTCTCGACATATCTCGGTGGCTACACGGCGTTCTTCAGCATGCCGACGCCCGCCGGAATCGAGCCCGGCTGGTTCACGATGCGCGCCGTGGCGGGAGTCGCGGTCGGCGTGAGGCCGGGGCCGGACCCCGCAACGTCGATGGTGCTGTTGACGATCCGAATGGATCGCAATCCTGAGCTGCGACGCGACCACAACGCACAGCTGGCGTTGGTGCGCCGGATGATCTGCGCTGCGGACTGGCATGCCCCGGCGATGCTTGCTGCGCTGGAGCGATCGCAGGACTTCTATTTCGACGAGCTCGTGCGCATCGACGTTCCTGATGTCTCGCACGGCCGTATTGCACTGATTGGAGACGCCCGTTCGTCTGGATCGCCGTTATCGGGAATGGGAACGGCTACGGCGCTCATCGGAGCTCACCTGCTCTCCGCTGAGATCGCGGCGTCGCCAGATGACCTGGCCGAAGCGACGGCGCGCTTCGCGACGGCCATCGCACCATTTGCGAAAGCGGGGCAGACGCTTCCCGGTGGCGGCATCCGCTTCATGGTGCCGAGAGGCACGGTCGGAAGCGTCATGTCGCAGTGGGTCATGCGCGTGCTGGTTTCTCGTGCAATGCGGCCAGTGATGAAGCGCATGATCAGCGGTGGTCAGACCGACGAGCTGTCGCTGCCAGACAAGCAGCCAGCCGAGCGCTATTAGGCTTGGTGATCGCGTGCCGTTCGCGCACAGGCAGGAAGGGGAGTCGCCGTGGTCGAAACACTCGTCATCGTCCCCACCTACAACGAGCGCGAGAACCTGCCGGCCCTGATCTCCAGGGTGCGCGCGACGACGCCGAGGCTCGACGTGCTCGTCGTCGACGATGCCTCACCGGACGGAACCGGCGCGCTCGCCGACGAGCTGGCGGCATCCGACTCGCAGCTCTTCGTGCTTCACCGTGCGGGCAAGCAGGGGCTTGGCGCAGCATACGGGGATGCCTTCCGATGGGCGCTCGAGCGCGGTTACGAGCGGCTCGTCGAAATGGATGCCGATGGGTCGCATCTGCCCGAGCAGCTGCCTGCGTTGCTTGACGCCTCGGCCGCTGGTGCCGACGTCGTTCTGGGGTCACGCTGGGTCGATGGCGGCGGTATCGAGAACTGGCCGTGGCACAGGCGGATGCTGTCGCGCGGAGGCAGCGCGTATGCGCGAACGTTGCTCGGCATGCCGTACCGCGATGTGACGGGCGGTTATCGGGTCTTCACGCGTGAGGCGCTCGAGAACATGCACCGCGACGACGTGCACAGTCAGGGCTATGGCTTTCAGGTCGACATGCTGTGGCACGCGCACAAGGCTGGACTGCGAATCGTCGAGGTGCCGATCACGTTCGTCGAACGAACGAAGGGCCGGTCGAAGATGTCGGGCGGCATCGTGATTGAGGCGATGTGGCGCGTCACGCTGTGGGGGCTTGCGTCGTTGGCCACGCGATTCGGCGCACGACGTCGGTGATAAACGACGGCTCAATCGTGTCTGATTTGGTTCGTACGGCGATCGCCATCAGGTGCCGGATGCCGGGCGTCGGCGTCTCGAGCTGATCGACGATCATCGCGGCGAAGTCCTCGGCGGAGATTCGCGAGGCACCCGTGTCGTCGACGAGCAGTGTGTCAGTGCCGAGAACGTAGTGGCCGGTGCGCTCGCCCGGCTCAATGCGGGCGGGCGGACTCAGATACACCCAATCGGCGGCCGAGCATGCGCCGGGGGATGTGCGCACAGACTCGGAGATCCTGTGGCGTTGCGAAGATGCGTGACTCGTGACCGGGTGTTTTTTGTGCATAGAGTCGCAGGATCTCCGAAATTGATGCACGGCAGGGAGCTCGGTCAGGCGGCGCCGGCTTTGGGAGCGTCGAAGTAGTGGCGGAGTGTGCGGTGCCAGGCGTTGCTGGGCAGGTGCGGATACAACAGCGACGCGGCAACGCAGTATTTGCTCACCGAGTGCGGTCGTACCCCAGCCGTGAGCAGCGTCCGGTCGAGCGGGCCCCTCCCGCCCGGTGACTTCGTCTCGACGAGTACATCGCTCGGCCCGGCGTACGACGCGCCTCCGGCAAGGCACTCCAGGTCGAGATCGAGTGTGACGCGCTGGTCGTCGTGGCAGAGCGTCGCGCGATGATAGATGGTCTCGAGCATGGGTCGGAGCCGCGCAGCATCCTCTCCGATGATTTCGTCGATGAACGAATGGTCCGTTGCGCTGAGCGTGTGCGGAGCCTCCGGATCGTGGTCGATGCGTTCTTTGACGGTCTGCCCGCGGTACCCCTTCGACTTCACCTCGAGCATGCAGTCGCCCGACTCGCAGTACGTGCGAGTGCGCACCTTGTAGCGGTGTCGTCGACCCTGCGCATGCTGGCGGAAGAACCGGAAGTCGGGCGAATCGAAGTAGATCGTGCGGTAGCGAAAGAGCCGGGTGCGCTCGATCTCGAGCACCCGGAACTCCCCGGGCATCTGGTCGAGGAGCTCGGCGAGAATCGCGCGGGGCACGAAGTACTTGCGATCGACACGGGTCATCAGCCGTGCCTGTTCGTTGAGCTGGTCGAGTGAGATCGGTTCGAGCGTATCGAGGTGATTGAGTAGCGGGGTCGCAGACGGCTCTGCGGACGTGCTGGTCATCGTGTCACCGTTGCGTGCTGCTTCGCGGCATCGGCGTGCGTGTCTGGCCACTCGGACTCTGGTGCGGTGCCCGCCGGAACCTGAAAGCGCTGGGGCGCGGGTGCGTGCTCCTCGTGCCCTTCCGTTGAGGGTGTGCCGTGCCGGAAGAAGGACATAGTGCTCAGAAGAGGACGAAATCGGGAGTTCCGTGCATGTTTCAGCACAATGTCCTCGTCAGGGGCATCCCTGTCGGCACCGTGGGCGCTGTAGCGCACGTCGACGACCGTGGTGTCGCGCACGATGTCGACATCGAGAACTTCCACGCGGGTGACGTGAGCATCGAGGGTCTGCTCGAGGTGCGCGTTCAGAGCGGCCTCGTTCGTGAAGGCCCGGTCGAGCGTGATGGTATGACGTCGGCTTCTCGGCGCGACGTGTGGGCTGTCGATGATGGCCATCACGAGGAGCATCAGCGCGGAGAGCGCCGGAGTTACCCACAACGGCGTCGGCTGCAGTCCGGCCAGAAGACCGAGCGCCAGTGACACGAAATAGTAGGCGATCTCCTGCTGAGTGATCTGGTCGCTGCGCAGGCGAATGATCGAGAGGATGCCGAAGAGGCCGATCCCGAGGCCAATGCCCACCTCGACCGAACTCAGCGCCACGGTCACGGCGAAGACGCCGACGTTGAGCGCGATGTACGACAGCAGTAGGTCGCGCCGACGGTGCCTCCGGAAGTACAGAACGTACGCCAGGAGGGTGATGGCGACGAGGTCGGTCAAGATCGCGATAACGAATGACATGTTTTTCTCCCTGATGATCTGTTGTCTCCAAGCCTCCATCGCCGAGTTAAGCGAGCTGTGAATCAGAGATGAGAGAACTCACATCGTGCGCAGGGACGCGCTGCCGTCACTGTGCGATGAGTCGATACCCGGCACCACGAACAGTTTCGAAACGGTCGACGCCGAGCTTGGCGCGCAGATAGCGAACGTAGACATCGACGACATTGGAACCGGGATCGAAGTCGAAGCCCCATACTTGGCTGAGCAGTTGCTGCCTGCTGAGCACCTCATCGGGGTGCCGCATGAACACCTCGAGCAGGGCATACTCACGCGTGGTGAGTTCGACGGTCCGTTCGCCAACAAGCGCGCGACGGGTGCGGAGATCGAGGGAGACATCACCCGATTTGAGGATCGTCGCCTCGCTTGTGGATTCGGTGCGCAGTCGCAGTCGAACTCGTGCGAGCAACTCGTCGAAGGAGAACGGCTTTCGCATGTAGTCGTCGGCGCCGCCGGAGAGGCCGGCGACGGTGTCTTCGATCGCATCGCGTGCGGTGAGAATGATGATCGGCATCTCGATGCGGTCACCTCGAACTCGGCGCAGAACGCTGAAGCCGTCGAGCCCTGGCAGCCCGATGTCGAGCACCATCAGGTCGAAGTCGCCGGAGCGGGCGAACTCGACGGCCGAGTGACCATCGGTGACTATTTCCGAACGTAAGCCGTTTGCACGCAGGCCTTTCTGAATGAACGATGAGATGCGCTCTTCGTCTTCGGCGATGAGAATTCGCTTCACTGTTGCTCCTTGGGGCTCGTCAGCGGCAGATCAAGCGTGAATGTGGCTCCGTCGCCGGGGGTTGAGTCGATTCTTACGTGGCCGCTATGTGCCTCGGCAATGCGCGCAACGATCGCGAGCCCGAGCCCTGTTCCGTGGCGACGGGTCTCGGCGCTGCCGCGCGCGAAACGCTGGAAGATGCGTTCGTGGTCGCCTTCGGCGATGCCGTCGCCCGTGTCGCTGACCCAGAGCTGCAGTCGGTCATCGGCAACGCGGCCGCCGAGGGCGATGGCGTCACCATCGTCGGTGTGGGCAACGGCATTGGTTGCCAGCTGGAGCAGCGCCTGAGTGAGACGCTGCTCGTCGACGATGGCGAAGGCCTCCGGTGTCTCAGCGATGCTCCAGCGGCGATCGGCAAGGGCCGTTGCCTTCGCAAACGTCTCGATGACGAGGTCGGTGAGGTCTGTCCGCGCGACCATCAGAAAATCGGGACGCTCACTTCGCGCAAGCATAATGAGGTCATCGACAAGACGTGACATGCGTTCGAGCTCGTCGTTCACAAGGTGCATCGTCTGTTCGCGGTCGTCGGGGTCATCACTCATGACATCGAGGTGTCCGCGGATCACCGTGATGGGCGTGCGCAGTTCGTGGCCGGCATCGTCGAGGAAACGCCTCTGACCGGTGAAGGCCGTCTCGAGTCGATCGAGCATGCCGTTGAACGTGACAGCGAGTTGCGCAACATCGTCGTTTCCGACCACGTCGATGCGACGCCCAAGATCGGTTTCGGTGATGCGCGCAGC contains these protein-coding regions:
- a CDS encoding threonine/serine ThrE exporter family protein, with translation MSDQGSKRQRQLRARLGVSLKGLAGGMVRGMGVPTQRIALPGSDDAVSQRHARSVIELCLRVGETMIATGASAADTVAQVLRLSSSFGITGMHVDIHFSSITVSVHRGLDEDPISVMRVVKVRTTDYTRLRDVYRLMDEITSATDPVDPDLARQHLSEILQQPHPYRRWVVSAGKAILAAGVVVMYDASFVVIVAAAISAVIADIVTRRLEKWGISAFFVQMAAAFVITGIAGLLYWTRTFGFALTSEVQPTVIVISGIMLLLSGIGLTAAARDAIDGYYITASSRGLEVIMMTLGLAVGISLTIGLALRIGIPIDVGTSLGRTDNIWAGMVGAGLIGIGFTLTSYVRMIIAPIMAILAAIVFAVFFIVNPLMPDPGLAPGVAGIVAGVLSYLVYRWIMVPEAALTMAGIIGLIPGLTVYRGLYTLMDGPQGIVAALGELFVALAVGIGLAAGTTIGGHLARRSFGLDRAAEISLRRARRTR
- a CDS encoding Lrp/AsnC family transcriptional regulator translates to MDNIDRGIIDLLRQNARAGYGDIGQVVGLSASAVKRRVDRLVADGVIRGFTVQVDPAIDGRRTEAYVELFCRGTVAPDELRRMMSHVPEVVEACTVSGSADAMVHIRARSIPALEDALERVRVAPNVDHTRSSIVLSRLIDRPID
- a CDS encoding TetR/AcrR family transcriptional regulator — translated: MGNREDLLAGARKVIVERGIAKTTARDIAAAAGVSLAAIGYHFGSKDRLVTEALVETLGTGIGDDLENLVLEGTGASLLDGFATLVNDVPSVFAANREALLASLENVVHVLRDSSESRKLHEAVAEGYRGMAKNLVLAHPELDERQANSIARLYYVLTQSLGILWLLDSEALPSGDELAEAVATIGGSHTVPNS
- a CDS encoding polyprenol monophosphomannose synthase, whose translation is MVETLVIVPTYNERENLPALISRVRATTPRLDVLVVDDASPDGTGALADELAASDSQLFVLHRAGKQGLGAAYGDAFRWALERGYERLVEMDADGSHLPEQLPALLDASAAGADVVLGSRWVDGGGIENWPWHRRMLSRGGSAYARTLLGMPYRDVTGGYRVFTREALENMHRDDVHSQGYGFQVDMLWHAHKAGLRIVEVPITFVERTKGRSKMSGGIVIEAMWRVTLWGLASLATRFGARRR
- a CDS encoding FAD-dependent monooxygenase, which codes for MTTRTPHVLISGGGIAGTALALRLVERGIRTTVVERADSPREGGQVVDLRGASREAAEQMGLMPGIREYQLHEKGIAYVGSRGTVYARMSMEDYDGKGAVAEIEIARGDLHRVILKRLDAASSAAPGLLSLRYGEQIDSLSQHDEGVDATFASGAAERFDLVVGSDGVHSATRRMAVGPEESFSTYLGGYTAFFSMPTPAGIEPGWFTMRAVAGVAVGVRPGPDPATSMVLLTIRMDRNPELRRDHNAQLALVRRMICAADWHAPAMLAALERSQDFYFDELVRIDVPDVSHGRIALIGDARSSGSPLSGMGTATALIGAHLLSAEIAASPDDLAEATARFATAIAPFAKAGQTLPGGGIRFMVPRGTVGSVMSQWVMRVLVSRAMRPVMKRMISGGQTDELSLPDKQPAERY
- a CDS encoding response regulator transcription factor; its protein translation is MKRILIAEDEERISSFIQKGLRANGLRSEIVTDGHSAVEFARSGDFDLMVLDIGLPGLDGFSVLRRVRGDRIEMPIIILTARDAIEDTVAGLSGGADDYMRKPFSFDELLARVRLRLRTESTSEATILKSGDVSLDLRTRRALVGERTVELTTREYALLEVFMRHPDEVLSRQQLLSQVWGFDFDPGSNVVDVYVRYLRAKLGVDRFETVRGAGYRLIAQ
- a CDS encoding sensor histidine kinase, encoding MMMTTVMTTTATTMTEHRRGVTARTRILAWILLLVTIAIVAIVAVTGRSLFSRADAQVAAELSHEADKFRAFASKPDPRTGTEFFAVREVLTSHLQHNLAEDSEMFFSIIDGVADRRSGGDPTVRLDQDSAFVRTAAAVTTPTTGTLTTDAGPVKYAVIPVSVEGDPATGQLVIAEFLAPEYDEAWSTIWIMSIVAIVSLLLAGVTGWFIAGRVLAPIRDVRTTAARITETDLGRRIDVVGNDDVAQLAVTFNGMLDRLETAFTGQRRFLDDAGHELRTPITVIRGHLDVMSDDPDDREQTMHLVNDELERMSRLVDDLIMLARSERPDFLMVARTDLTDLVIETFAKATALADRRWSIAETPEAFAIVDEQRLTQALLQLATNAVAHTDDGDAIALGGRVADDRLQLWVSDTGDGIAEGDHERIFQRFARGSAETRRHGTGLGLAIVARIAEAHSGHVRIDSTPGDGATFTLDLPLTSPKEQQ
- a CDS encoding lipase maturation factor family protein; translation: MESSGFADVLGFLNADDYTIAREVLQRGIAAVFVVAFVAAMAQFPALLGERGLLPAPTLIARTTGRRLPSIFRLRAFRYSDRMLRAAAALGAAVAASVILGLPQLGPPWVPMLAFAVIWVLYLSIVNIGQVFYGFGWESLLLEAGAVAAFLGSRETAPPLLIIVFFWWLVVRIELGAGLIKMRGDSSWRDLTAMTYHHETQPMPGPLSRRAHLLPRAVHRAETLGNHLVQLGMPLLLFAPQPIAGCAATLIIVTQLWLVVSGNFAWLNWMTIIVAFSGVSDSFLLWITGRGSSGASLSVWSWFGVPLGAQNHTDAVAGAASMSSIWWIALTTAVFLTFAWLSIPAVANLFSRGQLMNASFNRLGIGNAYGAFGSVTQVRREVVIEGTLAEHPGDDDWREYDFKVKPGAVARLPRQFAPYHLRLDWQMWFLALGGWNATWFERLIEKLLAADPATLRLLRVDPFRGVAPRAVRARVFSYRFTTRDEKRTTGDIWMRRELAVLVQPTRRVPE
- a CDS encoding DUF4956 domain-containing protein, which codes for MSFVIAILTDLVAITLLAYVLYFRRHRRRDLLLSYIALNVGVFAVTVALSSVEVGIGLGIGLFGILSIIRLRSDQITQQEIAYYFVSLALGLLAGLQPTPLWVTPALSALMLLVMAIIDSPHVAPRSRRHTITLDRAFTNEAALNAHLEQTLDAHVTRVEVLDVDIVRDTTVVDVRYSAHGADRDAPDEDIVLKHARNSRFRPLLSTMSFFRHGTPSTEGHEEHAPAPQRFQVPAGTAPESEWPDTHADAAKQHATVTR
- a CDS encoding polyphosphate polymerase domain-containing protein, yielding MTSTSAEPSATPLLNHLDTLEPISLDQLNEQARLMTRVDRKYFVPRAILAELLDQMPGEFRVLEIERTRLFRYRTIYFDSPDFRFFRQHAQGRRHRYKVRTRTYCESGDCMLEVKSKGYRGQTVKERIDHDPEAPHTLSATDHSFIDEIIGEDAARLRPMLETIYHRATLCHDDQRVTLDLDLECLAGGASYAGPSDVLVETKSPGGRGPLDRTLLTAGVRPHSVSKYCVAASLLYPHLPSNAWHRTLRHYFDAPKAGAA
- the ddaH gene encoding dimethylargininase, whose amino-acid sequence is MTSTDSVTAPARERTPNPRTYLMCRPEHFTVSYRINPWMEPENPTDTARAVAQWQTLYDTYVSLGHTIELIDPLEGLPDMVYTANGGFVIDGIAYGAQFTYPERQPEGPAFMEWFAANDYRVVEPKNVNEGEGDLLLVGDTVLAGTGFRTSTESHREVAATFDREVVSLNLVNPSFYHLDTAISVLDPLTGDDDANIAYLPSAFDDASRAILEKRYPNAIHVSEDDSRILGLNSISDGYNVVIAQRATGFEAQLRERGYNPIGVDLSELLLGGGGVKCCTLELRR